A genomic window from Micromonospora violae includes:
- the hemG gene encoding protoporphyrinogen oxidase has translation MRQPWRVAVVGGGIAGLAAAVRLRERAPTGTEITVYEQSGALGGKLRTGELAGQPVELGAESFLMRDPTGAESAAVALIRRLGLAEKIVHPTVGQAALVIDGGLRPIPGGTLVGVPGDLDRVATVARPSADADTDGGRPLVGPDADVSVGALVRSRFGDEVVERLVDPMLGGVYAGRADDLSLVTTMPALARTARVEHTLVGAVRAAQAAAPRAPGAPVFGTLVGGLSTLVEAAVAASGATVRRNAAVREVTRTGTGWRLTVGPTRDAELVDVDAVVLAVPARPAARLLSDPAPAAAAAVGELDYASVALVTMALPQPRLPELSGFLVPSTEGLLIKAATFFTTKWGHLRQPDGLALVRASVGRYGEEAHLQRPDADLAATVHRELSAVLGTPLPAAVDGHVQRWGGALPQYAPGHTDRLAAARAALRAAHPTLVLAGAGYDGVGIPVCVRSGETAAEEIITALGGSAT, from the coding sequence CGAGATCACGGTGTACGAGCAGTCCGGCGCGCTGGGCGGCAAGTTGCGCACCGGGGAGCTGGCCGGGCAGCCGGTGGAGTTGGGCGCGGAGTCGTTCCTGATGCGCGATCCGACCGGCGCCGAGAGCGCGGCGGTGGCGTTGATCCGCCGGCTCGGGCTGGCCGAGAAGATCGTGCACCCCACCGTGGGGCAGGCCGCGTTGGTGATCGACGGAGGGCTGCGCCCCATCCCGGGCGGCACCCTGGTGGGCGTACCCGGGGATCTGGATCGGGTGGCCACGGTCGCCCGCCCGTCCGCGGACGCCGACACCGACGGTGGTCGGCCGCTGGTCGGGCCCGACGCGGACGTCTCGGTGGGTGCGTTGGTCCGGTCCCGGTTCGGCGACGAGGTGGTCGAGCGGCTGGTCGACCCGATGCTGGGCGGCGTGTACGCGGGCCGCGCCGACGATCTGTCCCTGGTCACGACGATGCCGGCGCTGGCCCGCACGGCCCGGGTGGAGCACACCCTGGTCGGTGCGGTGCGGGCCGCGCAGGCCGCCGCGCCGCGCGCGCCCGGCGCGCCGGTCTTTGGCACCCTGGTCGGCGGGCTGAGCACCCTGGTCGAGGCGGCGGTGGCGGCCAGCGGCGCGACGGTACGCCGCAACGCCGCTGTCCGCGAGGTGACCCGGACCGGCACCGGTTGGCGGCTCACGGTCGGCCCGACCCGCGACGCCGAGCTGGTCGACGTGGACGCCGTGGTGCTGGCGGTGCCGGCGCGACCGGCGGCGCGGCTGCTCAGCGACCCGGCGCCGGCAGCCGCCGCGGCCGTCGGTGAGCTGGACTACGCGAGCGTCGCGCTGGTCACCATGGCGTTGCCGCAGCCGCGGCTGCCCGAGCTGTCCGGCTTCCTGGTGCCGAGCACCGAGGGGCTGCTGATCAAGGCGGCGACCTTCTTCACCACCAAGTGGGGGCACCTGCGTCAGCCGGACGGGTTGGCCCTGGTGCGCGCCTCGGTGGGCCGGTACGGCGAGGAGGCGCACCTTCAGCGCCCCGACGCGGACCTGGCGGCCACCGTGCACCGGGAGCTGTCGGCGGTGCTCGGCACCCCGCTGCCCGCCGCCGTGGACGGGCACGTGCAGCGGTGGGGCGGTGCGCTGCCGCAGTACGCGCCGGGGCACACCGACCGGCTCGCCGCCGCGCGGGCGGCGTTGCGGGCCGCGCACCCCACCCTCGTCCTCGCCGGTGCCGGCTACGACGGCGTCGGCATTCCGGTCTGCGTCCGTTCCGGCGAGACGGCGGCCGAAGAGATCATCACAGCACTGGGAGGATCGGCGACATGA
- a CDS encoding GNAT family N-acetyltransferase encodes MPQQTTEIRTASFADLNARTFHDLLKLRIDVFVVEQHCPYPELDGRDVEPGTRHIWLTDGDAPLAYLRILADPDGVARIGRVVVAPAARGGGHAGRLMSAALEVVGNRVCVLDAQSHLVGFYGRHGFAVSGPEYIEDGIPHTPMRRDPIDA; translated from the coding sequence ATGCCCCAGCAGACCACCGAGATCCGCACCGCCTCGTTCGCCGATCTGAACGCCCGCACCTTCCACGACCTGCTCAAGCTGCGCATCGACGTGTTCGTGGTGGAGCAGCACTGCCCGTACCCGGAACTCGACGGACGCGACGTCGAGCCGGGCACCCGGCACATCTGGCTCACCGACGGCGACGCGCCGCTGGCGTACCTGCGGATTCTGGCCGACCCGGACGGCGTCGCCCGGATCGGTCGGGTGGTGGTGGCCCCGGCGGCGCGCGGTGGTGGTCACGCCGGTCGGCTGATGAGCGCGGCACTGGAGGTGGTGGGCAATCGGGTCTGCGTGCTGGACGCCCAGTCGCACCTGGTGGGGTTCTACGGCCGGCACGGTTTCGCGGTGAGCGGCCCCGAGTACATCGAGGACGGGATCCCGCACACCCCGATGCGCCGGGATCCCATTGACGCGTGA
- a CDS encoding lytic polysaccharide monooxygenase auxiliary activity family 9 protein — protein sequence MSTSIRSRRVVWLFAIVATTTLLLTTALTTVLTRPASAHGSVVDPASRNYSCWQRWGGDFQNPRMATEDPMCWQAWQADPAAMWNWNGLFREGVGGNHQAAVPDGQLCSGGRTQSPRYNSLDTIGAWKTTAVSNNFRLRFFDQASHGADYIRVYVTKQGFNSATQPLGWGNLELAGQIGNTPASQWDQDTGGVSIQIPVSAPGRTGRHIVYTVWQASHFDQSYYLCSDVDFGGGSTNPPTTPPPTTPPPTTPPPTTPPPTTPPPAGACTATYQVTGQWPGGFQADVTVTAGGSPIQGWSLSWNYANGQQVTSSWNATVSTNGTAVTARNANHNGSLAAGASTTFGFLGSWNGSNPVPLVTCTTTS from the coding sequence ATGTCCACTTCCATCCGATCACGACGCGTGGTCTGGCTGTTCGCCATCGTGGCGACCACCACGCTCCTGTTGACGACCGCACTCACCACCGTGCTGACCAGGCCCGCCTCGGCGCATGGTTCGGTCGTCGACCCGGCCTCGCGTAACTACAGCTGCTGGCAACGCTGGGGCGGCGACTTCCAGAACCCCCGGATGGCCACCGAGGACCCGATGTGCTGGCAGGCCTGGCAGGCCGACCCGGCCGCCATGTGGAACTGGAACGGCCTCTTCCGCGAGGGGGTGGGCGGCAACCACCAGGCGGCCGTCCCGGACGGTCAACTGTGCAGCGGTGGACGCACCCAGAGCCCGCGCTACAACTCGCTGGACACCATCGGCGCCTGGAAGACCACAGCGGTGTCGAACAACTTCCGGCTCCGCTTCTTCGACCAGGCCAGCCACGGCGCCGACTACATCCGGGTGTACGTGACCAAGCAGGGCTTCAACTCCGCCACCCAGCCACTGGGCTGGGGCAACCTGGAGTTGGCTGGCCAGATCGGCAACACCCCGGCCTCCCAGTGGGACCAGGACACCGGTGGCGTCTCGATCCAGATCCCGGTGAGCGCGCCCGGACGCACCGGACGGCACATCGTCTACACCGTGTGGCAGGCCAGCCACTTTGACCAGTCGTACTACCTGTGCAGCGACGTCGACTTCGGCGGCGGGTCGACCAACCCGCCCACCACTCCCCCGCCGACGACCCCGCCGCCCACCACTCCCCCACCCACCACGCCGCCGCCGACCACCCCGCCGCCGGCCGGCGCGTGCACGGCGACGTACCAGGTGACCGGTCAGTGGCCCGGTGGCTTCCAGGCCGACGTGACGGTGACCGCGGGCGGTTCACCGATCCAGGGCTGGTCGCTGAGCTGGAACTACGCCAACGGCCAGCAGGTCACCTCGTCGTGGAACGCGACGGTCAGCACGAACGGCACGGCGGTTACCGCACGTAACGCCAACCACAACGGCAGCCTTGCCGCCGGAGCGAGCACCACGTTCGGTTTCCTCGGCTCGTGGAACGGCAGCAACCCGGTTCCACTGGTCACCTGCACCACGACCAGTTGA
- a CDS encoding Prokaryotic metallothionein: MATCEVCGNDYWMAFEVHTVSGDVHTFDSFECAIQRMAPICEHCQVKIVGHGVEVNGRFFCCAHCARAVEGTVGAEIRDAVGARPA; encoded by the coding sequence GTGGCGACCTGCGAAGTCTGCGGCAACGACTACTGGATGGCGTTCGAGGTGCACACCGTCAGCGGTGACGTGCACACCTTCGACTCGTTCGAGTGCGCGATCCAGCGGATGGCACCGATCTGCGAGCACTGCCAGGTCAAGATCGTCGGGCACGGCGTCGAGGTCAACGGCCGCTTCTTCTGCTGCGCGCACTGCGCCCGCGCCGTCGAGGGCACGGTGGGTGCCGAGATCCGCGACGCCGTCGGCGCCCGCCCAGCCTGA
- a CDS encoding DUF305 domain-containing protein codes for MPRRTPLAFLVAALLLTGACAATSSPSARPQPAPASPAGSATAGPSADGDAMSGIDVVFLSTMVGHSERTLQIVRLARDRVRDDALRTLAAAIEATEADELFVMRGWLPTAGPGASAAAHHHDGHGDDTALDRLRTAPDPDVDRVLREVLADHQRSAADLARAQVGVGRNERVRDLARRIEQSRTAEVELLRGTP; via the coding sequence ATGCCCCGCCGTACCCCTCTGGCGTTCCTCGTCGCCGCGCTGCTGCTCACCGGGGCCTGCGCCGCCACGTCGAGCCCGTCGGCCCGGCCGCAGCCCGCCCCCGCGTCCCCGGCCGGCTCGGCGACGGCCGGGCCGTCAGCCGACGGGGACGCGATGAGCGGGATCGACGTGGTGTTCCTCAGCACCATGGTCGGACACAGCGAACGCACATTGCAGATCGTCCGGCTGGCCCGCGACCGGGTGCGCGACGACGCGTTGCGCACCCTGGCCGCCGCGATCGAGGCGACCGAGGCCGACGAGCTGTTCGTGATGCGCGGCTGGTTGCCCACGGCCGGGCCGGGCGCCAGCGCCGCCGCACACCACCACGACGGGCACGGCGACGACACCGCGCTCGACCGGCTGCGGACCGCTCCGGACCCGGACGTCGACCGTGTGCTGCGTGAGGTGCTCGCCGACCACCAACGATCGGCCGCCGACCTGGCCCGCGCCCAGGTCGGCGTCGGCCGCAACGAACGGGTCCGCGACCTGGCCCGGCGGATCGAGCAGTCCCGGACCGCCGAGGTCGAGCTCCTCAGGGGTACGCCGTGA
- the hemQ gene encoding hydrogen peroxide-dependent heme synthase, translated as MTEQTNAARLRELNESIRYTMWSVFRASSPLPSLRDNVTSEVVSLFDELAGKDVVIRGVYDLSGLRADADVMIWWHSASSDALQDAYLRFRRTTLGRALTPVWSQMALHRPAEFNKSHIPAFLAGEEARPYICVYPFVRSYEWYLLPDAERREMLAEHGKMARGYPDVRANTVASFALGDYEWMLAFEADELHRIVDLMRDLRASGARRHVREEVPFYTGRRRSVAEIVNCLV; from the coding sequence ATGACCGAGCAGACCAACGCGGCCCGGCTGCGGGAGCTGAACGAGAGCATCCGCTACACCATGTGGTCGGTGTTCCGGGCCAGCTCCCCGCTGCCGTCGCTGCGGGACAACGTCACCAGCGAGGTCGTGTCCCTCTTCGACGAGTTGGCCGGCAAGGACGTCGTGATCCGGGGCGTCTACGACCTCTCCGGGCTGCGCGCCGACGCGGACGTGATGATCTGGTGGCACTCCGCCTCCAGCGACGCCCTCCAGGACGCGTACCTGCGGTTCCGTCGTACCACCCTGGGTCGGGCGCTGACCCCGGTGTGGTCGCAGATGGCGCTGCACCGGCCGGCGGAGTTCAACAAGAGCCACATCCCGGCGTTCCTGGCCGGCGAGGAGGCCCGCCCGTACATCTGCGTCTACCCGTTCGTCCGTTCCTACGAGTGGTACCTGCTGCCCGACGCCGAGCGGCGCGAGATGCTGGCCGAGCACGGGAAGATGGCCCGCGGCTACCCGGACGTGCGGGCCAACACGGTCGCCTCGTTCGCGCTCGGCGACTACGAGTGGATGCTCGCCTTCGAGGCCGACGAGCTGCACCGGATCGTCGACCTGATGCGGGACCTGCGCGCCTCCGGCGCCCGCCGACACGTCCGCGAAGAGGTCCCGTTCTACACCGGCCGCCGCCGCTCGGTGGCCGAGATCGTCAACTGCCTGGTCTGA
- the ligD gene encoding non-homologous end-joining DNA ligase, with amino-acid sequence MAGTKAAVTEVEVAGRSVRLSSPDRVIFPQRGFTKADVFHYYLAVGDGIMRALRDRPTTLQRFPEGVEGEAFFQKRVPTRGVPPWVTTAQITFPSGRTAAELCPADLAHVAWAAQMGTIVFHPWPVRAADVDRPDELRIDLDPQPGTDFADAARAAGEVRALLDELGATGWPKTSGGRGVHVYLRIQPRWTFTEVRRATIALAREVERRNPDLVTTAWWKEERGTRVFVDFNQMARDRTIACAYSLRANARATVSTPVTWDELPDVDPDDFDLRTVPARLAERGDPHAGIDDAPWDITPLLEWAERDAAAGQGDLPYPPDHPKMPGEPKRVQPSRARATPDSP; translated from the coding sequence ATGGCGGGCACCAAGGCTGCGGTCACCGAGGTCGAGGTGGCCGGGCGCAGCGTACGGCTGAGTAGTCCGGACCGGGTGATCTTCCCTCAGCGGGGGTTCACCAAGGCGGATGTCTTCCACTACTACCTCGCGGTGGGCGACGGGATCATGCGCGCCCTGCGCGACCGGCCGACCACCCTGCAACGCTTCCCCGAGGGCGTCGAGGGCGAGGCGTTCTTCCAGAAACGGGTGCCCACCCGTGGGGTGCCGCCCTGGGTGACCACCGCGCAGATCACCTTCCCGAGCGGTCGGACGGCGGCGGAGCTCTGCCCGGCCGACCTGGCGCACGTGGCCTGGGCGGCGCAGATGGGCACCATCGTCTTCCACCCGTGGCCCGTGCGGGCCGCCGACGTCGACCGCCCCGACGAGCTGCGCATCGATCTGGACCCGCAGCCCGGCACCGACTTCGCCGACGCGGCCCGGGCCGCCGGCGAGGTCCGCGCGCTCCTCGACGAGCTGGGCGCGACCGGCTGGCCGAAGACCTCCGGCGGCCGGGGCGTGCACGTCTACCTGCGCATCCAACCCCGCTGGACGTTCACCGAGGTGCGCCGGGCCACCATCGCGCTGGCCCGGGAGGTGGAGCGCCGCAACCCCGACCTGGTCACCACCGCCTGGTGGAAGGAGGAGCGCGGCACCCGGGTCTTCGTCGACTTCAACCAGATGGCGCGCGACCGGACGATCGCCTGCGCGTACTCGCTACGGGCCAACGCGCGGGCCACCGTCTCGACCCCGGTCACCTGGGACGAGCTACCCGACGTCGACCCGGACGACTTCGACCTGCGCACCGTGCCCGCCCGGCTCGCCGAGCGAGGTGACCCGCACGCCGGCATCGACGACGCACCGTGGGACATCACCCCACTGCTCGAGTGGGCCGAGCGCGACGCCGCCGCCGGCCAGGGCGACCTGCCGTACCCGCCGGACCACCCGAAGATGCCGGGGGAGCCCAAGCGGGTGCAGCCCAGCCGCGCCAGGGCCACCCCCGACAGCCCCTGA
- the msrB gene encoding peptide-methionine (R)-S-oxide reductase MsrB: MSLDDNELPRTDEEWRVRLTPEEFHVLREAGTERPWTGEYVDTKTQGVYHCRACGLELFSSDTKFDSHCGWPSFDDAIPGRVKEIEDRSLGMARTEIRCARCDSHLGHVFHGEGFTPKDTRHCVNSVSIKLEPR; this comes from the coding sequence GTGAGTCTTGACGACAACGAACTGCCCCGTACCGACGAAGAGTGGCGGGTCCGACTGACCCCCGAGGAGTTCCACGTCCTGCGGGAGGCTGGCACCGAACGCCCGTGGACGGGCGAGTACGTGGACACGAAGACCCAGGGGGTCTACCACTGCCGCGCCTGCGGGCTGGAGCTGTTCTCCAGCGACACGAAGTTCGACTCGCACTGCGGCTGGCCGAGCTTCGACGACGCCATCCCGGGCCGGGTCAAGGAGATCGAGGACCGCAGCCTGGGCATGGCCCGTACGGAGATCCGCTGCGCCCGCTGCGACAGTCACCTCGGGCACGTCTTCCACGGCGAGGGCTTCACCCCGAAGGACACCCGACACTGCGTCAACTCGGTCTCCATCAAGCTGGAACCCCGCTGA
- a CDS encoding DMT family transporter produces MSTTRTALPAASAAHPAARSGLIPITVTGVLWGTTGVAVQLLRDGTGLSPVSIGFHRLAIAALVLLACTAGRLPTMVAALRAAPVPLLLTGVGLGLYQALYFAAVAWAGVSVATIVSLGLAPVLAAAWESAHARRLPGPLRLGTLVAAVAGLVLITSATEHPGAAAPAPLLGLLAAAGSGLGYAVTTLISRQVSQRTAPMTLTTISTVVGALTLAPFALVAGVSVPVRLDTVALLLHLGVVTTALAYALFYAGLRTTPGSVAAVLTLLEPLTAAALAVALLHEPLPLPVIVGGVLLLTAVAATYLAPHRADTA; encoded by the coding sequence GTGTCCACCACCCGTACCGCGCTGCCGGCCGCCTCGGCCGCCCACCCCGCCGCCCGCAGCGGCCTGATCCCGATCACCGTCACCGGCGTGCTGTGGGGCACCACCGGCGTGGCGGTGCAACTCCTGCGCGACGGCACCGGGCTCAGCCCGGTGAGCATCGGCTTCCACCGCCTCGCCATCGCCGCGCTCGTGCTGCTGGCGTGCACCGCCGGCCGACTCCCCACGATGGTGGCCGCCCTGCGCGCCGCCCCCGTACCGCTGCTGCTCACCGGCGTGGGCCTCGGCCTCTACCAGGCGCTCTACTTCGCCGCCGTGGCCTGGGCCGGGGTCAGCGTGGCCACCATCGTCAGCCTGGGCCTGGCCCCGGTGCTCGCCGCCGCCTGGGAGTCGGCGCACGCCCGCCGGCTCCCCGGCCCACTGCGACTCGGCACCCTGGTCGCGGCGGTGGCCGGCCTCGTTCTGATCACCAGCGCCACCGAACACCCCGGCGCGGCGGCGCCCGCCCCGCTGCTCGGCCTGCTCGCGGCGGCCGGCTCCGGCCTCGGGTACGCGGTGACCACCCTGATCAGCCGCCAGGTGTCGCAGCGCACCGCGCCGATGACGCTGACCACCATCTCCACCGTGGTCGGCGCGCTGACCCTGGCGCCGTTCGCCCTGGTCGCCGGGGTCAGCGTGCCGGTACGCCTGGACACCGTGGCGCTGCTGCTACACCTCGGCGTGGTCACCACGGCGCTCGCGTACGCCCTGTTCTACGCCGGGCTGCGCACCACACCGGGCAGCGTCGCCGCCGTGCTGACCCTGCTCGAACCGCTCACCGCCGCGGCGCTGGCGGTGGCGCTGCTGCACGAACCGCTCCCCCTGCCGGTGATCGTCGGCGGCGTCCTGCTGCTCACCGCCGTGGCCGCCACCTACCTCGCACCCCACCGGGCGGACACTGCGTGA
- a CDS encoding lytic polysaccharide monooxygenase, which translates to MRRRITVPLVAAGAVAATLTVAAPAQAHGYVSAPPSRQALCAQGRVPDCGQIKYEPQSVEGPKGLRSCHAGIAQFAVLNDDSRGWPATSVGSSLTFTWVNTARHATSNWEYWIGNTRVGVVNGNGQQPGATVSHTVNLGGFTGRQKILAVWNISDTANAFYSCIDVQIGGGGSNPTPTPTPTPTPRPTPTPTPTNPPAGGSWAAGRAYQVGDQVTYGGVTYRCRQAHTAIPGWEPPNVPALWLQV; encoded by the coding sequence ATGCGTCGAAGAATCACCGTCCCGCTGGTGGCGGCGGGCGCTGTCGCCGCCACCCTCACCGTCGCCGCCCCCGCGCAGGCGCACGGCTACGTCTCCGCCCCACCGAGCCGGCAGGCGCTCTGCGCGCAGGGCCGGGTGCCCGACTGCGGTCAGATCAAGTACGAGCCGCAGAGCGTCGAGGGCCCCAAGGGCCTGCGCAGCTGCCATGCCGGCATCGCCCAGTTCGCCGTCCTCAACGACGACAGTCGGGGCTGGCCGGCGACCTCGGTGGGCAGTTCGCTGACCTTCACCTGGGTCAACACCGCCCGGCACGCCACCAGCAACTGGGAGTACTGGATCGGCAACACCCGGGTCGGCGTGGTCAACGGCAACGGCCAGCAGCCGGGCGCCACGGTGTCGCACACCGTCAACCTCGGCGGCTTCACCGGCCGGCAGAAGATCCTCGCGGTCTGGAACATCTCCGACACGGCGAACGCCTTCTACTCCTGCATCGACGTGCAGATCGGCGGTGGCGGGTCGAACCCGACCCCGACCCCGACGCCCACCCCCACCCCGCGGCCCACCCCGACGCCCACACCGACCAACCCACCCGCGGGTGGCAGTTGGGCGGCGGGCCGGGCGTACCAGGTGGGCGACCAGGTCACCTACGGCGGAGTGACGTACCGCTGTCGGCAGGCGCACACCGCGATCCCGGGCTGGGAGCCGCCGAACGTACCGGCGCTCTGGCTTCAGGTCTGA
- a CDS encoding HNH endonuclease signature motif containing protein codes for MIDELVRADSAVATCADAPVWALSEHDLIAVLDATHRLQQRLAAVQVAAVRELDGRGTAVAQGASSTAVWLRHRLRLDVSAARRLVGLAASLDVAPPTVREALADGAVSLDQARVIADTVATVSASAGPEVADKAVGVLVEWAARFDPVALRKLGTRILDHVAPEVADAAAAAALAAEAARAARDRHVTVSEQTGGRLRLSGTLDAEAAALLRAVIDPLSAPSGPDDTRSEGQRRHDALADVCRLALRTGELPENGGDPAQLVVTTDYDGLARQLGAGALDIGLGLTPDTVRRLACDAAILPAVLGGTGQVLDMGRQRRLVTGPLRRALVLRDGGCAFPGCDRPPRWCAAHHIRHWADGGPTSLDNSVLLCGHHHRHIHQSEWAVRLGHDGRPEFVPPAWLDPDQIPRRNHYHRRT; via the coding sequence GTGATCGATGAGTTGGTGCGGGCGGACAGTGCGGTGGCGACCTGCGCCGACGCCCCGGTCTGGGCCCTCTCCGAGCACGATCTGATCGCGGTGCTCGATGCCACGCACCGGTTGCAGCAGCGGCTGGCGGCCGTGCAGGTGGCCGCGGTCCGCGAGTTGGACGGTCGGGGCACCGCGGTCGCGCAGGGCGCCTCCTCGACGGCCGTGTGGTTGCGCCACCGCCTGCGACTCGACGTCTCCGCCGCCCGTCGGCTGGTCGGGCTCGCCGCCTCACTCGACGTCGCCCCACCCACCGTGCGCGAAGCCCTGGCGGACGGGGCGGTCAGCCTGGACCAGGCCCGCGTCATCGCGGACACGGTCGCCACCGTGTCGGCGTCCGCCGGGCCCGAGGTCGCCGACAAGGCGGTGGGCGTGCTGGTCGAGTGGGCCGCGCGGTTCGACCCTGTGGCGCTGCGCAAACTCGGCACCCGCATCCTCGACCACGTCGCACCCGAGGTCGCCGACGCCGCCGCCGCGGCGGCGCTCGCTGCCGAGGCTGCCCGGGCTGCCCGCGACCGGCACGTCACCGTCTCCGAGCAGACCGGCGGTCGGCTTCGGCTCAGCGGCACCCTCGACGCGGAAGCCGCAGCACTGTTGCGTGCGGTCATCGACCCGCTCAGCGCGCCGTCCGGGCCGGACGACACCCGCTCAGAGGGGCAACGTCGCCATGATGCTCTCGCCGACGTGTGCCGGCTGGCGCTGCGCACCGGCGAACTGCCCGAGAACGGCGGTGATCCGGCCCAACTCGTCGTCACCACCGACTACGACGGGTTGGCGCGGCAGTTGGGTGCCGGTGCCCTCGACATCGGCCTGGGTCTCACCCCCGACACGGTGCGCCGGCTCGCCTGCGACGCGGCCATCCTGCCCGCTGTGCTCGGCGGCACCGGGCAGGTGCTCGACATGGGCCGACAGCGTCGCCTCGTCACCGGCCCGCTGCGTCGCGCGCTGGTGCTGCGCGACGGCGGCTGTGCCTTCCCGGGCTGCGACCGGCCGCCGCGCTGGTGCGCCGCCCACCACATCCGACACTGGGCCGATGGGGGCCCGACCAGCCTCGACAACTCCGTCCTGCTCTGCGGCCACCACCACCGGCACATCCACCAGAGTGAGTGGGCGGTTCGGTTGGGCCACGACGGGCGCCCGGAGTTCGTCCCGCCGGCCTGGCTCGATCCCGACCAGATCCCGCGCCGCAACCACTACCACCGACGAACGTAG